Proteins encoded by one window of Lutibacter sp. A64:
- a CDS encoding RagB/SusD family nutrient uptake outer membrane protein — protein sequence MKIYKLLIVFVLIFAASCSEDFVNNPPEDALTVDNFFNTDQQVLSSGSPMYGYPWFYFNEKFLISIGDLYSGNAIGSYSDLAQFENFSVNGANQFANEGWDSLYNVVANANVLMHNLETKVGADVSKEVIDQVMGEAYFMRASAYFYLVRIWGAIPIIHSVDQINSKEPVYRNRVEDIYAFIIKDYEKAYSLLPSQWDANNQGRATKSACDGMLAKVYLAQGDYTNTNIYTTKVINSGLYSLMTNYQDLFNPVYNNNIESIFALQWVACGDWGFQNVNQAYLAASPKLTQVGDGWGTFQPSIDLMNAYEDGDLRRYRTIMEPGSFYPELVTAEGGYTVPEDGLTSTIAGFRKYIVGSPDEGNVCFMSTDVNTNILRYADILLMHAESILANNTSTTDQNALDAYNAVRTRAGLDAKDEITAEDIFNERRIEFVVEGDYWFDLVRRDRVEALEIIANQERGVYQDRDINIIASKKVTPSESDFLLPIPSAETAKNPLLLEEPVAFEF from the coding sequence ATGAAAATATATAAATTATTAATAGTATTTGTGTTGATATTTGCAGCATCTTGTTCAGAAGATTTTGTAAATAATCCACCGGAAGATGCTTTAACCGTTGATAATTTCTTCAACACAGATCAACAGGTATTAAGTTCGGGAAGCCCAATGTATGGTTACCCTTGGTTTTATTTTAATGAAAAATTTCTAATTAGTATTGGAGATTTATACAGTGGAAATGCAATTGGAAGTTATTCAGACCTTGCGCAATTTGAGAATTTTTCTGTAAACGGAGCAAATCAATTTGCTAATGAAGGATGGGATTCTTTATATAACGTTGTTGCAAATGCAAACGTTCTAATGCATAATTTAGAAACAAAAGTAGGTGCAGACGTTTCAAAAGAGGTTATAGACCAAGTAATGGGAGAAGCTTATTTTATGAGAGCTTCTGCATATTTTTATTTGGTTAGAATATGGGGTGCAATACCTATTATACATTCTGTAGATCAAATAAATTCAAAAGAGCCAGTTTATAGAAATAGAGTTGAAGATATTTATGCCTTTATCATAAAAGATTATGAAAAAGCATACAGTTTACTTCCTTCTCAATGGGATGCTAACAATCAAGGTCGAGCTACAAAATCAGCTTGTGATGGTATGTTAGCAAAAGTATATTTAGCTCAAGGTGATTATACAAACACTAATATTTATACTACTAAAGTAATTAATAGTGGACTATATAGTTTAATGACTAATTACCAAGATTTATTTAATCCAGTTTACAATAATAACATTGAATCTATTTTTGCTTTACAATGGGTTGCCTGTGGAGATTGGGGATTTCAAAACGTTAATCAAGCATATTTAGCTGCTTCACCAAAATTAACGCAAGTAGGTGATGGTTGGGGAACATTTCAACCAAGTATAGATTTAATGAATGCTTATGAAGATGGAGATTTAAGACGTTATAGAACTATTATGGAACCTGGAAGTTTTTATCCAGAATTAGTAACAGCAGAAGGAGGTTATACAGTACCAGAAGATGGTTTAACAAGTACTATTGCAGGGTTTAGAAAATATATTGTTGGCTCTCCAGATGAAGGTAACGTGTGTTTTATGTCAACTGATGTAAACACAAATATATTACGTTATGCAGATATTTTATTAATGCACGCTGAAAGTATTTTAGCTAATAATACATCTACTACAGATCAAAATGCACTTGACGCATATAACGCAGTTAGAACTAGAGCAGGATTAGATGCAAAAGATGAAATTACAGCTGAAGATATTTTTAATGAACGAAGAATTGAATTTGTTGTCGAAGGTGATTATTGGTTCGATTTAGTTCGTAGAGATAGAGTTGAAGCTTTAGAAATTATAGCAAATCAAG